The Prionailurus bengalensis isolate Pbe53 chromosome A3, Fcat_Pben_1.1_paternal_pri, whole genome shotgun sequence genome includes a window with the following:
- the LOC122497020 gene encoding STAM-binding protein isoform X1 has translation MSGSAGVGGAGAGCDVSGNSECRPRGQNFLVLMSDHGDVSLPPEDRVRALSQMGSAVEINEDIPPRRYFRSGVEIIRMASIYSEEGNIEHAFILYNKYITLFIEKLPKHRDYKLAVIPEKKDTVKKLKEIAFPKAEELKAELLKRYTKEYTEYNEEKKREAEELARNVAIQQELEKERQRVAQQKQQQLEQEQFHAFEEMIRNQELEKERLKIVQEFGKVDPGLGGPLVPDLEKPSPDAFPAVPATSTQPADCNTAGRPAKPPVVDRSLKPGALSNSESTPTIDGLRHVVVPGRLCPQFLQLASANTARGVETCGILCGKLMRNEFTITHVLIPKQSAGSDYCNTENEEELFLIQDQQGLITLGWIHTHPTQTAFLSSVDLHTHCSYQMMLPESIAIVCSPKFQETGFFKLTDHGLEEISSCRQKGFHPHSKDPPLFCSCSHVTVVDRAVTITDLR, from the exons ATGAGTGGATCAGCGGGAGTGGGAGGGGCGGGCGCCGGATGTGACGTTTCCGGAAACTCCGAGTGTCGTCCGCGGGGACAg AACTTCTTGGTCCTGATGTCTGACCATGGAGACGTGAGCCTTCCGCCCGAAGACCGGGTGAGGGCTCTCTCCCAGATGGGTAGTGCAGTGGAGATAAATGAAGACATTCCACCCCGACGGTACTTCCGCTCTGGAGTCGAGATTATCCGAATGGCATCCATTTACTCTGAGGAAGGCAACATTGAACATGCCTTCATCCTCTATAACAAGTATATCAC GCTCTTTATTGAGAAACTACCAAAGCATCGGGATTACAAATTGGCTGTCATTCCTGAAAAGAAAGACACAGTAAAG AAGTTAAAGGAGATTGCATTTCCCAAAGCAGAAGAGCTGAAGGCAGAGCTATTGAAACGATATACCAaagaatatacagaatataatgaagaaaag AAGAGGGAAGCGGAAGAGCTTGCCCGGAATGTGGCCATCCAGCAGGAgctggagaaggagaggcagagggtggcACAGCAGAAACAGCAGCAGTTGGAGCAGGAGCAGTTCCATGCCTTTGAGGAGATGATCCGGAACCAGGAGCTGGAAAAGGAGCGACTGAAAATCGTGCAGGAATTTGGGAAGGTGGACCCTGGCCTAGGGGGCCCACTGGTGCCTGACTTGGAGAAGCCCTCCCCAGATGCGTTCCCCGCTGTACCTGCCACGTCCACACAGCCTGCGGACTGTAATACGGCGGGAAGGCCTGCCAAGCCACCCGTGGTGGACAGGTCCTTGAAACCTGGAGCGTTGAGCAACTCAGAAAGTA CTCCTACAATCGACGGACTGCGCCATGTGGtggtgcctgggaggctctgcCCGCAGTTCCTCCAGTTAGCCAGTGCCAACACTGCCCGGGGAGTAGAGACATGTGGAATTCTCTGTGGAAAACTG atgaggaatGAATTCACCATTACCCATGTTCTCATCCCCAAGCAAAGTGCCGGGTCTGATTATTGCAACACTGAGAACGAAGAAGAACTTTTCCTCATACAGGATCAGCAGGGTCTCATCACACTGGGCTGGATTCAT acTCATCCCACGCAGACCGCCTTCCTCTCCAGTGTTGACCTACACACTCATTGTTCCTACCAGATGATGTTGCCAGAGTCAATAGCCATTGTTTGCTCCCCCAAGTTCCAGGA AACTGGATTCTTTAAACTAACTGACCATGGACTAGAGGAGATTTCCTCCTGTCGCCAGAAAGGATTTCATCCACACAGCAAGGATCCACCTCTCTTCTGC AGCTGCAGCCACGTGACCGTTGTGGACAGAGCAGTGACCATCACAGACCTTCGATGA
- the LOC122497020 gene encoding STAM-binding protein isoform X2 gives MSDHGDVSLPPEDRVRALSQMGSAVEINEDIPPRRYFRSGVEIIRMASIYSEEGNIEHAFILYNKYITLFIEKLPKHRDYKLAVIPEKKDTVKKLKEIAFPKAEELKAELLKRYTKEYTEYNEEKKREAEELARNVAIQQELEKERQRVAQQKQQQLEQEQFHAFEEMIRNQELEKERLKIVQEFGKVDPGLGGPLVPDLEKPSPDAFPAVPATSTQPADCNTAGRPAKPPVVDRSLKPGALSNSESTPTIDGLRHVVVPGRLCPQFLQLASANTARGVETCGILCGKLMRNEFTITHVLIPKQSAGSDYCNTENEEELFLIQDQQGLITLGWIHTHPTQTAFLSSVDLHTHCSYQMMLPESIAIVCSPKFQETGFFKLTDHGLEEISSCRQKGFHPHSKDPPLFCSCSHVTVVDRAVTITDLR, from the exons ATGTCTGACCATGGAGACGTGAGCCTTCCGCCCGAAGACCGGGTGAGGGCTCTCTCCCAGATGGGTAGTGCAGTGGAGATAAATGAAGACATTCCACCCCGACGGTACTTCCGCTCTGGAGTCGAGATTATCCGAATGGCATCCATTTACTCTGAGGAAGGCAACATTGAACATGCCTTCATCCTCTATAACAAGTATATCAC GCTCTTTATTGAGAAACTACCAAAGCATCGGGATTACAAATTGGCTGTCATTCCTGAAAAGAAAGACACAGTAAAG AAGTTAAAGGAGATTGCATTTCCCAAAGCAGAAGAGCTGAAGGCAGAGCTATTGAAACGATATACCAaagaatatacagaatataatgaagaaaag AAGAGGGAAGCGGAAGAGCTTGCCCGGAATGTGGCCATCCAGCAGGAgctggagaaggagaggcagagggtggcACAGCAGAAACAGCAGCAGTTGGAGCAGGAGCAGTTCCATGCCTTTGAGGAGATGATCCGGAACCAGGAGCTGGAAAAGGAGCGACTGAAAATCGTGCAGGAATTTGGGAAGGTGGACCCTGGCCTAGGGGGCCCACTGGTGCCTGACTTGGAGAAGCCCTCCCCAGATGCGTTCCCCGCTGTACCTGCCACGTCCACACAGCCTGCGGACTGTAATACGGCGGGAAGGCCTGCCAAGCCACCCGTGGTGGACAGGTCCTTGAAACCTGGAGCGTTGAGCAACTCAGAAAGTA CTCCTACAATCGACGGACTGCGCCATGTGGtggtgcctgggaggctctgcCCGCAGTTCCTCCAGTTAGCCAGTGCCAACACTGCCCGGGGAGTAGAGACATGTGGAATTCTCTGTGGAAAACTG atgaggaatGAATTCACCATTACCCATGTTCTCATCCCCAAGCAAAGTGCCGGGTCTGATTATTGCAACACTGAGAACGAAGAAGAACTTTTCCTCATACAGGATCAGCAGGGTCTCATCACACTGGGCTGGATTCAT acTCATCCCACGCAGACCGCCTTCCTCTCCAGTGTTGACCTACACACTCATTGTTCCTACCAGATGATGTTGCCAGAGTCAATAGCCATTGTTTGCTCCCCCAAGTTCCAGGA AACTGGATTCTTTAAACTAACTGACCATGGACTAGAGGAGATTTCCTCCTGTCGCCAGAAAGGATTTCATCCACACAGCAAGGATCCACCTCTCTTCTGC AGCTGCAGCCACGTGACCGTTGTGGACAGAGCAGTGACCATCACAGACCTTCGATGA